In a genomic window of Periophthalmus magnuspinnatus isolate fPerMag1 chromosome 3, fPerMag1.2.pri, whole genome shotgun sequence:
- the rbms1a gene encoding RNA-binding motif, single-stranded-interacting protein 1 yields the protein MIFANTGNPLKTTNRKQSYPMTPSSPSSSNSSSTGLEQLSKTNLYIRGLPPATTDLDLVKLCHQYGKIQSAKAILDKTTNKCKGYGFVDFDSPAAALKAVHALKTSGIQAQMAKQQEQDPTNLYLSNLPVSVDEKELENILQPFGVVVSTRILRDYCGNSRGVGFARMDTTEQCNAVITHFNGKFIKIGSGGLAPSQPLLCKFADSQRKKHGHSGFVPNGQTGDLRLGTMTLTYDPSTAALQNGYYSSPYPVTNRIMTVQPTMSPYMSPVSAYQVQSHSWMAHQPYIVQHPTAVMSPSVDPSMSLHPSSLLTQQMGQLSLGNPGPYIAANPAVQGAYMPQYPSIQQVPENGTPQQVDSSNNSSPYSQLSK from the exons ATGATCTTTGCAAACACGGGAAACCCTCTGAAGACAACCAATAGGAAGCAG TCCTATCCCATGACTCCTTCCAGTCccagcagcagtaacagcagcagcactggTCTGGAGCAGCTCAGCAAAACCAACCTGTACATCCGAGGTCTGCCTCCTGCCACCACAGACCTAGACCTGGTCAAGCTCTGTCACCA GTATGGTAAGATTCAGTCGGCAAAGGCGATCCTGGACAAGACAACCAACAAATGTAAAG GTTATGGTTTTGTGGACTTCGACAGCCCAGCCGCTGCTCTGAAGGCAGTGCACGCGCTCAAAACCAGTGGCATCCAGGCACAGATGGCAAAG CAACAGGAGCAGGACCCCACAAACCTGTACCTGTCTAATCTGCCTGTGTCAGTGGATGagaaggagctggagaacaTACTGCAGCCATTTGGGGTCGTTGTCTCCACTCGCATCCTCCGGGACTATTGCGGGAACAGTCGGGGAGTGGGCTTCGCCAG GATGGATACCACAGAGCAGTGCAATGCAGTCATCACCCACTTCAATGGCAAATTTATCAAGATTGGCTCCGGAGGGCTTG CTCCATCACAGCCACTGCTGTGTAAGTTCGCAGACAGCCAAAGAAAGAAACACGGGCACAGCGGGTTTGTTCCCAATGGACAGACAGGAGACTTGAGACTA GGTACAATGACTCTGACCTATGACCCCTCAACGGCGGCTCTACAGAATGG GTATTACTCCTCTCCGTATCCAGTCACCAACAGGATAATGACAGTGCAGCCAACCATGTCACCATATATGTCTCCAGTTTCTGCTTATCAG GTACAGAGTCATTCCTGGATGGCACATCAGCCCTACATTGTGCAACATCCA ACAGCTGTGATGTCACCCTCTGTAGACCCATCCATGTCACTGCACCCATCGTCCCTCCTCACTCAGCAGATGGGACAGCTGTCGTTGGGAAACCCAGGACCG TACATAGCTGCAAACCCCGCTGTACAAGGAGCCTACATGCCTCAGTATCCTTCCATACAACAAGTACCG GAAAATGGGACGCCACAGCAAGTGGACTCCTCCAACAATTCTTCACCATACAGTCAACTCAGCAAGTAA
- the psmd14 gene encoding 26S proteasome non-ATPase regulatory subunit 14: MDRLLRLGGGMPGLGQGPPTDAPAVDTAEQVYISSLALLKMLKHGRAGVPMEVMGLMLGEFVDDYTVRVIDVFAMPQSGTGVSVEAVDPVFQAKMLDMLKQTGRPEMVVGWYHSHPGFGCWLSGVDINTQQSFEALSERAVAVVVDPIQSVKGKVVIDAFRLINANMMVLGHEPRQTTSNLGHLNKPSIQALIHGLNRHYYSITINYRKNELEQKMLLNLHKKSWMEGLTLQDYSEHCKLNETIVKEMLELAKNYNKAVEEEDKMTPEQLAIKNVGKQDPKRHLEEHVDVLMTSNIVQCLAAMLDTVVFQ; encoded by the exons ATGGACCGTCTGTTGAGGCTTGGAGGAGGGATGCCAGGGCTGGGACAG GGTCCACCCACTGATGCACCTGCAGTGGACACAGCTGAGCAGGTTTACATCTCTTCTCTGGCTCTTCTCAAA ATGCTAAAGCACGGCAGAGCTGGTGTCCCAATGGAAGTCATGGGGCTGATGCTGGGAGAGTTTGTGGATGATTACACAGTGCGAGTGATAGATGTTTTTGCTATGCCACAGTCAGGAACG GGTGTCAGTGTTGAAGCAGTCGACCCAGTATTTCAAGCCAAGATGTTAGACATGCTGAAGCAGACTGGCAG GCCTGAGATGGTGGTGGGCTGGTACCACAGTCATCCTGGGTTTGGCTGCTGGCTCTCAGGGGTCGACATAAACACGCAGCAGAGTTTTGAGGCCTTGTCAGAGCGTGCTGTGGCTGTGGTGGTTGATCCCATTCAGAGCGTCAAAGGAAAA GTTGTCATTGATGCCTTCAGATTGATCAATGCCAACATGATGGTGCTCGGCCATGAACCCAGGCAGACTACATCAAATCTGGGGCATCTCAACAAGCCCTCAATCCAG GCTTTGATTCATGGCCTTAACAGACACTACTACTCCATCACAATCAACTACAGGAAAAATGAGTTGGAGCAAAAG atGCTGTTGAATCTTCACAAGAAAAGCTGGATGGAGGGCCTGACTTTGCAAGACTACAGTGAGCACTGTAAACTCAACGAGACCATCGTTAAAGAAATGTTGGAGCTTGCCAAGAATTACAACAAG GCTGTGGAAGAGGAGGACAAAATGACCCCCGAGCAGCTGGCCATTAAGAATGTTGGCAAACAG GATCCCAAGAGGCACCTGGAAGAGCACGTAGATGTTTTAATGACCTCCAACATTGTCCAGTGCCTAGCCGCCATGTTGGATACTGTGGTGTTTCAGTGA